Proteins encoded in a region of the Spiribacter sp. 1M189 genome:
- the lpdA gene encoding dihydrolipoyl dehydrogenase — MANSYDVIVIGAGPAGYVGAIRCAQLGMSVAVIDEYRRKDGEAALGGTCLNVGCIPSKALLDSSEHYHRVQSELAGHGIRVEGTSLDVPQMIKRKDKVVADLTGGIKQLFKANRIEWLQGHGKLLAERQVEFTPHKGKARTLTADSVILATGSRPIEIGAAPLDGDRIVDSAGAQEFQEVPKRLGVIGAGVIGLEMGSVWNRLGSKVVLLEAQEEFLSPVDQQVSREARKLFEKQGLDIKLGCRVTGTRKGKTVSVHYEDGEGKQNLQVDRLIVSVGRRPNTDGLSSEDADLLTDERGYVHVNDDCETNIPGVYAVGDVVRGPMLAHKGSEEGVMVAERIAGHAGHVNYETIPWVIYTDPEIAWVGRTESQLKAAGTPYRSGTFGFAATGRARAMDRADGMVKIIAHAETDRILGVHMVGPQTSELIAEATLAMEYEASAEDLARTIHAHPTLSEAVHEAALAVGKRAIHKAN; from the coding sequence ATGGCGAATTCCTACGACGTCATTGTTATTGGAGCCGGCCCGGCCGGTTATGTCGGCGCCATTCGCTGTGCGCAGCTTGGCATGAGCGTGGCGGTCATCGACGAGTACCGGCGCAAGGATGGTGAGGCGGCACTGGGCGGAACATGCCTGAATGTCGGCTGCATTCCCTCCAAGGCGCTGCTCGATTCCTCTGAGCATTACCACCGCGTGCAGTCGGAACTTGCCGGGCACGGCATCCGGGTGGAAGGCACGAGCCTTGATGTCCCGCAGATGATCAAGCGAAAGGACAAGGTGGTCGCCGACCTCACCGGGGGGATCAAGCAGCTCTTCAAGGCCAACCGCATCGAGTGGCTGCAGGGTCACGGCAAGCTGCTCGCCGAACGGCAGGTCGAGTTCACCCCCCACAAGGGCAAGGCCAGGACGCTGACCGCGGATAGCGTCATCCTGGCCACCGGTTCACGTCCCATTGAGATCGGCGCGGCCCCACTGGATGGCGACCGGATCGTCGACTCGGCGGGTGCCCAGGAATTCCAGGAGGTGCCGAAGCGCCTGGGCGTGATCGGCGCCGGCGTGATCGGCCTCGAGATGGGCAGCGTCTGGAACCGGCTGGGATCCAAGGTCGTGCTGCTGGAAGCCCAGGAGGAGTTCCTCTCGCCGGTGGATCAGCAGGTCTCCCGCGAGGCACGCAAGCTGTTCGAGAAACAGGGCCTCGACATCAAGCTCGGCTGCCGGGTGACCGGAACCCGAAAAGGCAAGACCGTCAGCGTCCACTATGAGGACGGCGAGGGTAAGCAGAACCTGCAGGTGGACCGCCTGATCGTCTCGGTCGGGCGGCGCCCGAACACCGATGGGCTGTCCTCGGAGGATGCCGACCTGCTGACGGATGAGCGGGGCTATGTGCACGTCAACGACGACTGCGAGACCAACATCCCGGGTGTCTATGCCGTGGGGGATGTCGTCCGCGGGCCAATGCTCGCGCACAAGGGCTCGGAAGAGGGCGTCATGGTGGCCGAGCGCATCGCCGGGCATGCCGGGCACGTCAACTACGAGACGATCCCGTGGGTCATCTACACCGACCCCGAGATCGCCTGGGTCGGGCGCACCGAAAGCCAGCTCAAGGCGGCGGGAACGCCCTACCGCAGTGGCACCTTCGGGTTTGCGGCCACCGGCCGTGCCCGCGCCATGGACCGCGCCGACGGTATGGTCAAGATCATCGCCCATGCCGAGACGGATCGCATCCTTGGCGTCCACATGGTGGGACCGCAGACCAGCGAGCTGATCGCCGAGGCGACCCTGGCCATGGAGTACGAGGCCAGTGCCGAGGATCTGGCGCGCACCATCCATGCGCATCCCACCCTGTCGGAAGCGGTCCATGAGGCCGCGCTCGCCGTCGGGAAACGCGCGATTCACAAAGCCAACTAA
- a CDS encoding YceI family protein: MFRMTSRPAGRFFPRLWLMAAALPMVASAATEWNIVYDESRLGFEATQQGGRFEGRFEDFSADMRFSADDLAASRFDVTIETGSVETGSSQRDSNLPDTAWFNTDAFPEAYYVTREIRATADGYEAVGDLTIRDNTHEVVLPFTWRTEGERAEMDGAVTIDRVRFGVGQGEWRDPSVAGHEVRVVVDLTLQR; this comes from the coding sequence ATGTTTCGAATGACGAGCCGTCCAGCCGGCCGATTCTTCCCCAGGCTCTGGCTCATGGCCGCGGCGCTGCCGATGGTGGCGTCCGCCGCGACCGAATGGAATATCGTGTATGACGAGAGTCGCCTCGGTTTTGAGGCCACTCAGCAAGGCGGGCGTTTCGAGGGCCGGTTCGAGGATTTCAGCGCGGACATGCGATTCTCCGCGGATGACCTCGCCGCCAGTCGGTTCGACGTGACCATTGAGACGGGAAGTGTAGAGACCGGCAGTAGCCAGCGTGATTCCAATCTCCCGGATACCGCATGGTTCAACACGGACGCCTTCCCCGAGGCCTATTACGTCACCCGGGAAATCCGTGCCACCGCCGATGGCTACGAGGCGGTTGGTGATCTGACGATCCGCGATAACACCCACGAGGTTGTTCTGCCCTTCACCTGGCGGACCGAGGGTGAGCGGGCGGAAATGGATGGCGCCGTCACCATTGACCGGGTTCGTTTCGGTGTTGGCCAGGGTGAATGGCGTGACCCGTCCGTGGCCGGCCATGAGGTCAGGGTGGTCGTCGACCTGACGTTACAGCGCTGA
- the prpC gene encoding bifunctional 2-methylcitrate synthase/citrate synthase encodes MAENTAGLRGITAGETALCTVGQAGTGLTYRGYDIHDLAQHAEFEEVAHLLLHGHLPTSSELRAYRERLQSLRALPEALRAVLEQIPANAHPMDVMRTGCSMLGNLETEADFSEQDWHIDRMLATFPAIITYWYRYSHDGVRIDTDSDEASIGGHFLRLLHGESPDPMHVQVMHASLILYAEHEFNASTFTARTCASTLSDIHSCITGAIGTLRGPLHGGANEAAMAMIEPWQTPDEAERELLGMLERKDKIMGFGHAVYRKSDPRNAIIKEWSRKLAEQVGDSRLYPVSERVEAVMAREKGLFCNADFFHASAYHFMGIPTPLFTPIFVMSRLSGWAAHVKEQRANNRIIRPSADYTGPELQTWVPIEERG; translated from the coding sequence ATGGCGGAAAACACCGCAGGGCTCAGAGGGATTACCGCAGGCGAAACCGCGCTCTGTACCGTCGGACAGGCGGGCACGGGGCTCACCTACCGCGGTTATGACATCCACGATCTTGCCCAGCACGCAGAGTTCGAGGAAGTCGCCCATCTGCTGCTCCATGGGCACCTGCCCACCAGCAGCGAGCTACGGGCCTATCGAGAGCGACTGCAGTCGCTGCGGGCCCTGCCCGAGGCGCTTCGGGCGGTGCTCGAGCAGATACCCGCCAATGCCCATCCGATGGATGTGATGCGCACCGGCTGCTCGATGCTCGGCAATCTTGAAACGGAAGCCGACTTCAGTGAGCAGGACTGGCATATCGACCGGATGCTTGCCACCTTCCCGGCGATCATCACCTACTGGTACCGCTACAGCCACGACGGCGTGCGGATCGACACCGACAGCGACGAGGCCAGCATCGGCGGGCATTTCCTGCGCCTGCTGCATGGCGAGAGCCCCGATCCGATGCATGTCCAGGTCATGCATGCCTCGCTCATCCTCTATGCCGAGCATGAGTTCAACGCCTCGACCTTCACGGCACGGACCTGCGCATCGACATTGTCGGATATTCACTCGTGCATCACGGGGGCCATCGGCACACTGCGCGGGCCGCTTCACGGCGGTGCCAACGAGGCGGCGATGGCCATGATCGAGCCCTGGCAGACGCCGGATGAGGCCGAACGCGAGTTGCTCGGCATGCTCGAGCGCAAGGACAAGATCATGGGCTTCGGTCACGCGGTCTACCGCAAGAGTGACCCGCGTAATGCCATCATCAAGGAATGGTCGCGCAAGCTCGCCGAGCAGGTGGGCGATAGCCGACTCTATCCCGTCTCCGAGCGTGTCGAGGCGGTGATGGCCCGCGAGAAGGGCCTTTTCTGTAATGCGGATTTCTTCCATGCCAGTGCCTATCACTTCATGGGGATTCCCACGCCGCTGTTCACCCCGATTTTCGTGATGTCGCGCCTCAGTGGCTGGGCCGCGCACGTCAAGGAACAGCGCGCGAACAATCGCATCATCCGGCCCAGCGCCGACTACACCGGCCCCGAGCTCCAGACCTGGGTGCCCATTGAGGAGAGAGGTTGA
- the odhB gene encoding 2-oxoglutarate dehydrogenase complex dihydrolipoyllysine-residue succinyltransferase, translating into MSIEVKVPALPESVSEATVVTWHKKPGDEVERDENLVDLETDKVVLEVPAPEDGVLGEILKPEGETVMAGEVVAVLNAAGEGTSAAAGGDQKTDGEPAAESSAPAEPAAEGEMPSLSPAVRNLVEEHDLDPRRIPGTGRNGRILKEDVLRYMEQGGEEPPAAAPAPSPAPAPAPSSEPAPASSAPPAQAPSAAVPAGEREERRVPMTRLRQRIAERLVQAQQNAAMLTTFNEVNMQPVMDLRGRYKDSFLKAHDTKLGFMSFFVKAAVEALKRYPAVNASIDGTDILYHGYYDIGIAVSTDRGLMVPVLRDADQLSFAEIEAAIADFGQRAQQGKIEIEELTGGTFTITNGGIFGSLVSTPILNPPQSGILGMHKIQERPMAENGQVVVRPMMYLAHSYDHRIIDGKEAVQFLVTIKDMLEDPARLLLEV; encoded by the coding sequence ATGAGCATCGAAGTCAAGGTACCCGCGCTGCCGGAGTCGGTCAGTGAGGCCACCGTCGTCACGTGGCACAAAAAACCCGGCGACGAGGTCGAGCGTGACGAAAATCTCGTCGACCTCGAGACCGACAAGGTCGTCCTGGAGGTCCCGGCGCCGGAAGATGGCGTCCTCGGCGAGATTCTCAAACCCGAAGGTGAGACCGTAATGGCCGGTGAAGTTGTCGCGGTGCTGAACGCGGCCGGCGAAGGAACCTCGGCAGCCGCCGGCGGCGACCAGAAGACTGACGGGGAACCGGCCGCGGAGTCGAGTGCGCCCGCGGAACCTGCTGCCGAGGGTGAGATGCCCTCGCTCAGCCCCGCGGTGCGTAACCTCGTCGAGGAGCATGACCTGGATCCGCGCCGTATTCCTGGCACGGGGCGCAACGGCCGTATCCTCAAAGAGGATGTGCTGCGTTACATGGAACAGGGTGGAGAGGAGCCGCCGGCAGCCGCTCCCGCTCCATCCCCGGCGCCTGCGCCTGCGCCGAGCAGCGAGCCCGCCCCGGCCTCCAGCGCGCCGCCGGCCCAGGCCCCGTCGGCGGCCGTGCCCGCCGGTGAGCGCGAGGAGCGGCGGGTGCCCATGACCCGACTGCGCCAGCGTATCGCCGAGCGCCTCGTGCAGGCGCAACAGAATGCCGCCATGCTGACCACCTTCAACGAGGTCAACATGCAGCCGGTAATGGACCTGCGCGGGCGCTACAAGGACTCCTTCCTCAAGGCCCACGACACCAAGCTCGGGTTCATGTCGTTTTTCGTCAAGGCGGCGGTCGAGGCATTGAAGCGATATCCGGCGGTGAATGCCTCGATTGACGGTACGGACATCCTCTACCACGGCTACTACGACATCGGCATCGCCGTTTCCACCGACCGAGGCCTGATGGTGCCGGTGCTGCGGGATGCCGACCAGCTGTCGTTCGCCGAGATTGAGGCGGCGATCGCCGACTTCGGCCAGCGCGCCCAGCAGGGCAAGATCGAAATCGAGGAGCTGACCGGCGGCACATTCACCATCACCAATGGCGGTATCTTCGGCTCGCTGGTCTCCACGCCGATCCTCAACCCGCCCCAGAGCGGCATCCTGGGGATGCACAAGATCCAGGAGCGTCCCATGGCGGAGAACGGCCAGGTCGTGGTGCGGCCAATGATGTACCTGGCGCATTCCTATGACCATCGCATCATCGATGGCAAGGAGGCCGTGCAGTTCCTGGTCACCATCAAGGACATGCTTGAAGACCCGGCGCGTCTGCTGCTCGAGGTCTGA
- a CDS encoding bifunctional 2-methylcitrate dehydratase/aconitate hydratase has translation MSDVRVRSAERPEPDALLRELADYVTGTTINSDEAYSTARYCLMDTLACGMLALEYPACTKLLGPVVDGADMPGGARVPGTPFQLDPVQAAFNIGAMVRWLDFNDTWLAAEWGHPSDNLGAILALADWQARKAVAEGREPPVMRDVLTAMIRAHEIQGVIALENSFNRVGLDHVLLVRLASACVSTALLGGSHEDVMTVASHALLDGGALRAYRHAPQAGPRKSWAAGDASSRGLRLALITRTGEIGYPAALSAPTWGFQDVLFKGEEVNLAQPLGSYVMENVLFKISFPAEFHAQTAAEAAMTLHPEVAGRIDEIEKIVIETQEAGVRIIDKTGALNNPADRDHCIQYMVAVPLIFGRLTAADYEDDVAADPRIDALRDRMEVVENPVFSEEYLDPDKRAIGNAVQVFFKDGSQTERVAVDYPIGHRRRRDEGIPELVGKFERALATRFAPRQAQHIEAACGDQNRLESMPVNEFMDLWVQ, from the coding sequence ATGAGTGACGTGCGAGTGCGAAGCGCCGAGCGGCCCGAGCCGGATGCCCTGCTGCGGGAGCTGGCGGATTATGTGACCGGCACGACCATCAACTCCGATGAGGCCTACAGCACGGCCCGTTACTGCCTGATGGACACGCTGGCCTGCGGCATGCTGGCCCTTGAGTATCCGGCCTGCACCAAGCTGCTGGGCCCGGTGGTCGACGGCGCCGACATGCCGGGTGGCGCCCGGGTCCCGGGGACCCCCTTTCAGCTCGACCCCGTGCAGGCGGCGTTCAACATCGGCGCCATGGTGCGCTGGCTCGACTTCAACGACACCTGGCTGGCCGCCGAGTGGGGCCATCCTTCGGATAACCTCGGTGCCATCCTGGCGCTCGCGGACTGGCAGGCCCGCAAGGCGGTCGCCGAGGGTCGTGAACCGCCCGTGATGCGTGACGTGCTCACGGCCATGATCCGTGCCCACGAAATCCAGGGCGTCATCGCGCTGGAGAACAGCTTCAACCGCGTCGGTCTGGACCATGTCCTGCTCGTCCGTCTGGCATCGGCCTGTGTCAGCACCGCCCTGCTGGGCGGCAGTCACGAGGATGTCATGACGGTGGCCAGCCATGCGCTGCTGGATGGTGGTGCGCTACGGGCCTATCGCCATGCACCGCAGGCCGGACCCCGAAAGAGCTGGGCGGCCGGTGACGCCTCCTCCCGCGGGTTGCGTCTGGCGCTGATCACCCGTACCGGCGAGATCGGCTATCCCGCAGCGCTGTCGGCACCGACCTGGGGCTTCCAGGATGTGCTCTTCAAGGGCGAGGAAGTGAATCTCGCTCAGCCGCTCGGCAGCTATGTCATGGAGAATGTGCTCTTCAAGATCAGCTTCCCCGCCGAGTTCCATGCCCAGACCGCCGCCGAGGCAGCGATGACACTGCATCCCGAGGTGGCCGGGCGGATCGACGAGATCGAGAAGATCGTCATCGAGACCCAGGAGGCCGGCGTACGCATCATCGACAAGACCGGTGCGCTCAATAACCCGGCCGATCGGGATCACTGCATCCAGTACATGGTCGCGGTTCCGCTGATCTTTGGCCGGCTGACCGCCGCCGATTACGAGGATGATGTGGCGGCGGACCCACGTATCGATGCCCTGCGCGACCGGATGGAAGTGGTTGAGAATCCAGTGTTCTCGGAGGAGTACCTGGATCCGGACAAGCGTGCCATCGGCAATGCCGTACAGGTCTTCTTCAAGGATGGCAGCCAGACCGAGCGTGTCGCAGTGGATTACCCCATCGGTCATCGTCGGCGCCGTGATGAGGGCATTCCCGAGCTGGTCGGCAAGTTCGAACGGGCGCTGGCCACGCGATTTGCGCCCCGTCAGGCGCAGCATATCGAGGCCGCGTGTGGCGATCAGAACCGACTCGAGTCCATGCCGGTCAACGAATTTATGGACCTGTGGGTGCAGTGA
- a CDS encoding AI-2E family transporter — MNDATRIYRTGLGLALLVLAGFLIYWLRPILTPFLAGALLAYLGDPLARRLQRVGLNRTLAVSLVFLGLTAVAAAVVLMFIPLVGRQINMLQSQLPAMLEWAQSQAIPWLEQTLGVDPATFDLAALRTAVSEHWQSTGNVAAELIQRLTRSGLALAGALASLALVPVVAFYLLRDWDRVLAAALDTLPPAWRRTAATLARECDEVVGAFLRGQLLVMISLGIFYGLGLWLVGVQFGLLIGLLSGLAAVVPYLGFIVGIAAASVAVLFQFNDWLIPLLLVWVVYGGGQVLESAVFTPLFVGDRIGLHPVVVIFAVLAGGQLFGFAGVLLALPVAAVIAVLLRHAHAFVTG; from the coding sequence ATGAATGATGCAACGCGCATTTACCGAACCGGCCTCGGGCTCGCGCTGCTGGTACTGGCGGGCTTCCTGATTTACTGGTTACGTCCGATCCTGACGCCTTTCCTGGCTGGTGCGCTGCTCGCCTATCTCGGTGATCCGCTCGCCCGCCGGCTGCAACGTGTGGGACTGAATCGCACGCTTGCCGTCAGCCTCGTCTTCCTTGGCCTGACAGCGGTGGCAGCCGCCGTGGTCCTGATGTTCATCCCGCTCGTCGGCCGCCAGATCAATATGCTGCAGTCGCAGCTACCGGCCATGCTCGAGTGGGCGCAGTCACAGGCAATCCCCTGGCTGGAGCAGACACTGGGTGTCGACCCCGCCACGTTCGACCTTGCCGCCCTGCGCACCGCGGTCTCGGAGCACTGGCAGTCCACGGGCAATGTCGCGGCAGAGCTGATCCAGCGACTGACCCGCTCGGGCCTCGCCCTGGCCGGCGCCCTCGCCAGCCTTGCACTGGTGCCGGTCGTGGCTTTCTATCTCCTGCGCGACTGGGACCGGGTACTCGCCGCGGCGCTGGACACCCTGCCGCCGGCCTGGCGCAGGACCGCCGCCACTCTGGCGCGCGAGTGCGACGAGGTCGTCGGTGCCTTTCTGCGCGGCCAGCTGCTGGTGATGATCAGTCTCGGCATCTTCTACGGTCTGGGGCTCTGGCTCGTTGGCGTTCAGTTCGGTCTTCTGATCGGCCTGCTCTCCGGGCTTGCCGCGGTGGTACCCTATCTGGGGTTCATTGTGGGCATTGCCGCGGCCAGCGTCGCCGTCCTCTTCCAGTTCAATGACTGGTTGATTCCGTTGCTACTCGTCTGGGTCGTTTACGGGGGCGGACAGGTGCTGGAATCCGCCGTATTCACCCCGCTGTTCGTGGGCGACCGCATCGGCCTGCATCCCGTGGTGGTGATCTTCGCGGTGCTCGCCGGCGGTCAGCTGTTCGGCTTTGCCGGGGTTCTGCTGGCACTGCCGGTGGCGGCAGTCATCGCGGTTCTGCTCCGACACGCCCATGCCTTCGTCACGGGATAG
- a CDS encoding J domain-containing protein, translating into MIRLISALLLVLFLAFMLSSRFRGWLRARAPMLILGSIAAVAIALAATGRLNWIFAAVSAALPFIWRLASLLRFLPWIARLTGHGRAASADDNGAGANRPARSDGRMSREEAAELLGVAPDAEREEILAAHRRLMQRLHPDRGGTDYLAARLNEARDRLLGKPQ; encoded by the coding sequence ATGATCCGCCTGATCAGCGCACTGCTCCTGGTGCTGTTCCTCGCCTTCATGCTCTCGTCCCGATTCCGCGGCTGGCTGAGAGCAAGGGCGCCGATGCTCATTCTCGGCTCGATCGCCGCGGTCGCCATCGCGCTCGCCGCCACCGGTCGTCTCAACTGGATCTTCGCGGCCGTCAGCGCAGCGCTACCCTTCATCTGGCGGCTGGCGTCACTGTTGCGATTCCTGCCCTGGATCGCACGGCTCACGGGACACGGGCGTGCCGCCTCTGCGGATGACAATGGCGCCGGGGCCAACCGCCCGGCCCGATCAGACGGCCGCATGAGTCGTGAAGAAGCGGCGGAACTGCTGGGGGTTGCGCCGGATGCCGAGCGCGAAGAGATCCTGGCTGCCCATCGACGACTCATGCAACGGCTGCACCCCGATCGGGGTGGCACCGACTACCTGGCGGCAAGGCTTAACGAGGCTCGCGACCGACTGCTGGGGAAACCACAGTGA
- a CDS encoding oxidoreductase-like domain-containing protein, with protein MRRDNEFPPPPREPDLDECCGNGCDPCVFDLYDQRLERWRRRCDALRASAGNRQQSRPDQSGTTSTDEPA; from the coding sequence ATGCGTCGAGACAACGAATTTCCTCCGCCGCCCCGCGAGCCGGATCTTGACGAGTGCTGTGGCAATGGCTGCGATCCGTGTGTGTTCGATCTCTACGATCAGCGGCTCGAGCGCTGGCGGAGGCGCTGCGACGCCCTGCGGGCATCGGCGGGCAATCGTCAGCAGTCGCGACCGGATCAGTCCGGCACAACCTCAACGGATGAGCCGGCATGA
- a CDS encoding cytochrome b — MKFRNTRDGWGAGAQLLHWLIAAGIATAMLLGWIMVNLPNSPGKFQLYALHKSLGITILALVLLRIVWRWINVVPAMPGTLSPREQQLAGAGHMALYALMLLMPLSGYVLNSAANFPLNVFGVVQIPNLTPESETLAEVAGVMHLTFFWVLAAVLVAHIGAALRHHFVLHDDVLRRMLPVRRR, encoded by the coding sequence ATGAAATTTCGCAATACACGGGATGGCTGGGGCGCCGGTGCGCAGCTGCTGCATTGGCTGATTGCCGCTGGCATCGCCACCGCGATGCTGCTGGGCTGGATCATGGTCAACCTGCCCAACAGCCCCGGTAAGTTCCAGCTCTACGCACTACACAAAAGCCTGGGGATCACGATCCTCGCGCTGGTGCTGCTGCGAATCGTATGGCGCTGGATTAATGTGGTTCCCGCCATGCCGGGTACCCTGTCGCCCCGGGAGCAACAGCTCGCTGGTGCCGGGCATATGGCCCTCTATGCACTGATGCTGCTGATGCCGCTGTCAGGTTATGTGCTGAATTCCGCGGCAAACTTCCCGCTCAATGTTTTCGGGGTGGTGCAGATCCCCAATCTGACACCCGAAAGCGAAACGCTGGCGGAGGTGGCGGGCGTCATGCATCTCACTTTTTTCTGGGTCCTTGCCGCCGTCCTCGTGGCGCATATTGGCGCTGCCCTTCGGCATCACTTCGTGCTCCATGATGACGTCCTGCGTCGCATGCTCCCAGTCCGCCGCCGCTGA
- a CDS encoding CidA/LrgA family protein, producing the protein MIPAFIALVLLLQLAGEALVRALGIPIPGPVIGMILLLVILIFQGGPPKPLQALANGLLNHLSLLFIPAGAGVISYLALLADNWLAVLLTISISTILAIVVTAFTLKFLLRRMNREDS; encoded by the coding sequence GTGATCCCCGCTTTCATCGCCCTGGTCCTCCTTCTCCAGCTGGCCGGCGAAGCGCTGGTCAGGGCCCTCGGCATCCCCATCCCGGGACCCGTCATCGGCATGATCCTGCTGCTGGTGATCCTGATCTTCCAGGGCGGCCCGCCCAAACCCCTGCAGGCACTGGCGAACGGCCTGCTCAATCACCTGTCGCTGTTGTTCATACCCGCAGGCGCGGGTGTCATCAGCTATCTGGCCCTGCTCGCGGACAATTGGTTGGCCGTCCTGTTGACGATCAGCATCAGCACAATACTCGCGATCGTCGTGACGGCCTTTACCCTGAAATTCCTGCTAAGACGCATGAACCGGGAAGATTCCTGA
- a CDS encoding LrgB family protein: MDDLFQIWVYLAEQPLLWLAVTVSAYVVAQQLFQRSGGFPLLNPVLVAITLVVLLLLATGTQYNTYFEGGQYVHFLLGPATVLLAVPLYAQLHRLRRQWLPLSIALLVGSVTAIGSTVALGLGLGLGPSTLMSLMPKSATTPIAMGVAANLGGEAALAAVFVMLSGITGAVAGIPLLRLLGERDPAVKGFAVGVTAHGIATARAFQHSNQAGAYAGLGMGLNGALTALLVPLFAWLFGL; the protein is encoded by the coding sequence ATGGACGACCTTTTCCAGATCTGGGTCTACCTTGCCGAACAACCCCTTCTCTGGCTGGCGGTCACGGTCTCGGCCTACGTGGTGGCGCAGCAGCTGTTCCAGCGCTCCGGCGGGTTCCCCCTGCTTAATCCTGTGCTGGTCGCGATCACCCTGGTCGTACTGCTGCTGCTCGCCACCGGCACCCAGTACAACACCTACTTCGAAGGTGGCCAGTACGTCCATTTCCTGCTCGGGCCCGCCACGGTACTCCTGGCCGTTCCGCTGTACGCCCAGCTTCACCGGCTGCGACGCCAGTGGCTGCCACTGAGTATCGCCCTGCTGGTGGGCTCCGTGACGGCCATCGGCAGCACGGTGGCCCTGGGCCTTGGCCTGGGTCTCGGCCCATCGACCCTGATGTCATTGATGCCGAAATCAGCGACGACGCCGATCGCCATGGGCGTCGCGGCGAACCTCGGCGGCGAGGCCGCGCTTGCCGCTGTGTTCGTGATGCTCAGCGGGATCACCGGCGCCGTGGCCGGCATTCCGCTATTGCGCCTTCTCGGCGAGCGGGACCCGGCCGTCAAGGGCTTTGCCGTGGGCGTCACCGCCCACGGGATTGCTACCGCACGGGCCTTTCAGCACAGTAACCAGGCCGGAGCGTATGCCGGCCTGGGCATGGGCCTCAATGGCGCGCTGACGGCGCTCCTCGTGCCGCTGTTCGCCTGGTTGTTCGGCCTCTGA
- the djlA gene encoding co-chaperone DjlA: MNIWIGKILGAVFGGMAGGWVGALIGLIIGNFFDRALARKGGGGLGGAFRGGAGHRQMVHAAFFRSAFVVMGHVCKADGRVTEAEIRVAEQVMARMDLNATQREEAISYFRAGRDGEADLEQTLQEFRRYCRGHLQLVRLFLEIQIQAALADGQFDEAERAVLRRIALGLGLSEADYARLETMMGGQAANQTGTESELEAAYDTLGVSADASDAEVKKAWRKLMSEHHPDKLVAKGLPEEMMRIAKERAQEIQAAYDTIKASRGMR, translated from the coding sequence ATGAATATCTGGATCGGCAAGATTCTCGGGGCAGTCTTCGGCGGCATGGCCGGCGGATGGGTCGGTGCGCTCATCGGCCTCATCATCGGCAACTTCTTTGACCGTGCCCTCGCCCGCAAGGGCGGGGGCGGTCTGGGCGGTGCCTTTCGAGGCGGCGCGGGCCATCGGCAGATGGTCCATGCCGCCTTCTTCCGCAGTGCCTTCGTGGTCATGGGTCATGTCTGCAAGGCCGATGGCCGGGTCACTGAGGCAGAGATCCGTGTCGCCGAACAGGTGATGGCGCGCATGGATCTCAATGCGACACAGCGCGAGGAGGCGATCAGCTACTTCCGCGCCGGCCGTGATGGCGAGGCCGATCTCGAGCAGACACTGCAGGAGTTCCGGCGTTACTGCCGGGGGCACCTGCAACTGGTACGCCTGTTCCTGGAAATCCAGATCCAGGCGGCATTGGCGGATGGACAGTTCGATGAGGCCGAGCGGGCGGTCCTGCGCCGCATCGCCCTGGGCCTGGGTCTCTCTGAAGCCGACTACGCCCGGCTCGAGACCATGATGGGCGGGCAGGCGGCCAATCAGACCGGCACCGAGTCGGAGCTGGAGGCCGCTTATGACACGCTGGGTGTCTCCGCCGACGCCAGCGATGCCGAGGTCAAGAAGGCCTGGCGCAAACTCATGAGCGAGCATCACCCGGACAAACTGGTGGCGAAGGGGCTGCCTGAGGAGATGATGCGCATCGCCAAGGAGCGGGCCCAGGAAATCCAGGCGGCCTACGACACCATCAAGGCATCGCGCGGCATGCGCTGA